A single window of Montipora capricornis isolate CH-2021 chromosome 14, ASM3666992v2, whole genome shotgun sequence DNA harbors:
- the LOC138033742 gene encoding uncharacterized protein has translation MYWTSEHDILLCREVVSDNPYKTRKGSSQRSEIWDRIANTLNTCSKPVFAVDNRSVRDHVGILINRIKKKLRAEERSSGIAPPELTELENLVEEILALEETADAEMKEDDECVKGKAEKERAKATYMRLKALEKVSETMKRHSDENDQQKVKKRERRSGSETMLFLSKKAEKDQELKLEELQLKTEQHDLDQKRLQASIDQQRQFQQQQSEMMRLSKSNNNSSSSSSNSLASQQLMLRQQQDQTKALMSLLDKLVNK, from the coding sequence ATGTACTGGACAAGCGAGCACGATATCCTGTTATGCAGAGAGGTTGTTTCCGACAATCCGTACAAAACAAGGAAGGGTTCGTCGCAAAGAAGCGAAATTTGGGATAGAATAGCCAACACTTTGAATACCTGTTCCAAGCCTGTCTTTGCTGTGGACAATAGGTCCGTGAGGGATCATGTGGGTATTTTAATTAACCGAATCAAAAAGAAATTGAGAGCTGAGGAAAGGAGCTCGGGCATCGCGCCGCCCGAGCTCACAGAACTTgaaaacttggtggaagaaattTTAGCGCTCGAAGAAACAGCTGATGCAGAAATGAAAGAGGACGACGAATGTGTGAAAGGAAAGGCTGAGAAAGAGAGGGCAAAGGCCACGTATATGAGACTTAAAGCACTCGAGAAAGTGTCGGAGACGATGAAACGACATTCCGAtgaaaatgatcagcaaaaagtaaagaaaagagAACGGAGAAGTGGCAGCGAGACCATGTTATTCCTGTCCAAAAAAGCGGAAAAAGACCAGGAACTTAAACTTGAGGAGCTTCAACTGAAAACAGAGCAACACGATTTGGATCAAAAACGTCTACAGGCGAGCATTGACCAGCAACGTcagtttcaacaacaacaaagtgaaATGATGCGGCTGAgcaagagcaacaacaacagcagcagcagcagcagcaactcCTTAGCATCACAACAACTGATGTTGAGGCAGCAACAAGATCAAACTAAAGCACTGATGAGTTTGTTGGACAAACTTGTGAATAAATAG